From one Solanum lycopersicum chromosome 12, SLM_r2.1 genomic stretch:
- the LOC101253265 gene encoding inositol-tetrakisphosphate 1-kinase 3, which produces MRMGVENVVGYEREVEEEEEEREMEMVVAHGSPQQQMKLVVVGYALTSKKTKSFLQPKLVGLARNKGILFVAIDQSKPLSDQGPFDIVLHKLSGSKWSRILEDYRQTHPHVAVLDPPDAIQQVYNRQYMLEEVADLNLSDSYGKVGVPRQLVIEKDPSSISDAVDKAGLSLPLVAKPLVAKSHELSLAYDMVSLQKLEPPLVLQEFINHGGVLFKVFIVGEAVKVVRRFSLPDVSKLELSNNAGVFHFPRVSCVAASAEEADLDPSVGELPPRPLLERLAKELRRRLGLRLFNLDIIREHGTKDRYYVIDINYFPGYGKMPEYEHIFTDFLLSLMKQK; this is translated from the exons ATGAGGATGGGGGTTGAAAATGTAGTGGGGTATGAGAGGGAggtagaagaagaggaagaggaaaggGAAATGGAAATGGTGGTGGCTCATGGGTCTCCCCAGCAACAGATGAAGTTGGTGGTGGTAGGCTATGCTCTTACATCCAAGAAAACTAAGAGCTTTTTGCAGCCCAAGCTTGTAGGTCTAGCTAG AAATAAGGGAATACTGTTTGTTGCTATAGATCAGAGCAAACCCCTTTCAGATCAAGGTCCTTTTGACATTGTGCTCCACAAG TTGTCAGGAAGCAAGTGGAGTCGTATTCTTGAG GATTATAGGCAAACACATCCACATGTCGCGGTCCTTGATCCTCCAGATGCCATACAGCAGGTATATAATCGTCAATACATGCTTGAAGAGGTTGCAGACTTGAACTTGTCAGATAGCTATG GCAAAGTAGGTGTTCCCAGGCAATTGGTTATAGAGAAAGATCCTTCGTCTATCTCAGATGCAGTGGATAAAGCTGGTCTTTCACTACCTCTTG TGGCAAAGCCTTTGGTTGCAAAGTCACATGAGTTGTCTTTGGCCTACGATATGGTCTCTCTTCAGAAGCTTGAACCACCGCTTGTTCTGCAGGAGTTTATCAATCATG GAGGTGTACTTTTTAAGGTTTTTATTGTTGGGGAAGCCGTTAAGGTTGTCAGGCGTTTCAGCTTACCAGATGTTAGCAAACTCGAGCTGTCCAACAATGCTGGGGTTTTCCATTTCCCTAGGGTTTCGTGTGTTGCAGCATCTGCAGAAGAAGCTGATTTAGATCCTAGTGTTGGTG AGCTTCCTCCGCGGCCATTACTTGAGAGGCTTGCTAAGGAACTTCGTCGTAGACTG GGTCTCAGGCTCTTTAACTTGGATATAATTCGAGAACACGGGACTAAAGACCGTTATTACGTAATAGATATCAACTATTTCCCTG GATACGGTAAAATGCCAGAATACGAGCACATATTTACAGATTTTCTCCTGAGCCTTATGAAGCAGAAATAA
- the LOC101253570 gene encoding endo-1,4-beta-xylanase 1-like isoform X1, with translation MKGFSASSFARRIFKSNSQSPKENRENTGSYDAINVILNHDFSEELHLWRTNCCNAFVVPAGSGNYKGTAEDVGCSYAVVTNRTECWQGLEQDITSRISAGCDYTVSACVGVSGTFHGSTDVLATLRLVYQNANTDYLFISKKSVMGEGWHMLEGSFSLSTMPDQVVFYLEGPSPGSDLLIKSVIITSPGCTDYESSRPTSSCTDDEKIIVNANFDYSLNSWSGRGCKVVCLDCMADANINPTSGKYFASATERKQSWNGIQQDITGRVKRKLAYEMTAIVRLYGHNANSADVRGTLWVQAADNREQYIGIAKVQATDKDWVQLQGKFLLNDSPSKAVIFLEGPPPGTDILLNSLVVNHVVKPLPPPPPVVENAVFGVNIITNTHLNNGTNGWFPLGNCRMSVQTGSPHIIPPMARDSLGSRENLSGRYIAVTNRTETWMGPAQVITDKVKLYLTYQVSAWVKVRHASGPQNVSVALGVDDQWVNGGQVEVSDDQWHEIGGSFRIEKQAAKVMVYVQGPAAGVDLMVAGLHIFPVDRHARFNHLKRQTDKIRKRDVILKFSGSDTVHLLGTSVRVRQQQNSFPFGSCICRTNMDNEDFNDFFVKNFNWAVFGNELKWYSTEAQRGKFNYRDADELLDFCTRHNIQVRGHCIFWEVESTVQEWIRSLNNNDLMAALQNRLSGLLTRYRGKFKHYDVNNEMMHGSYYQERLGKDIWANMFKKAHQLDPSAILFVNDYHVEDGCDTRSSPEKYIEHILDLQDQGAPVGGIGIQGHIDCPVGPIVCSALDKLSILGLPIWFTEVDVSSNNEHVRADDLEVMLRESFAHPAVEGVVLWGFWELFMSRENAHLVNAEGELNEAGKRYLALKQEWLSHAHGHIDDQGQFRFRGFHGSYEVDFVTASKKITKTFVVDKGDDALVISIDI, from the exons atGAAAGGTTTCTCTGCTAGTAGCTTTGCACGTCGAATTTTCAAATCCAATTCACAG AGCCCAAAGGAAAATAGGGAAAACACTGGCAGCTATGATGCTATTAATGTCATCCTTAACCATGACTTCTCGGAAGAGTTGCACTTGTGGCGCACCAATTGCTGCAATGCTTTTGTGGTTCCAGCGGGTTCTGGTAACTATAAAGGAACTGCAGAAGATGTAGGCTGTTCTTATGCTGTTGTCACGAATCGCACGGAATGTTGGCAAGGGTTGGAGCAAGATATTACAAGTAGAATTTCAGCTGGTTGTGACTACACAGTTTCTGCTTGTGTTGGAGTCTCTGGTACTTTTCATGGTTCTACTGACGTCCTGGCTACGTTGAGACTTGTTTACCAAAATGCAAATACagactatttatttatttcaaa AAAATCTGTTATGGGGGAGGGTTGGCATATGTTGGAAGGTTCATTTTCACTGTCAACTATGCCCGATCAAGTTGTCTTTTATCTCGAGGGACCTTCACCTGGATCTGACCTGCTCATAAAATCAGTGATCATCACTTCCCCCGGTTGCACTGATTATGAA AGTTCTAGACCAACATCCAGTTGTACTGATGATGAGAAGATCATAGTAAATGCAAATTTTGATTACAGCCTGAATAGTTGGTCCGGAAGAGGTTGCAAGGTTGTTTGCCTTGACTGTATGGCAGATGCAAATATCAATCCAACCTCTGGAAAATACTTCGCATCTGCAACAGAGCGCAAACAGAGCTGGAACGGGATTCAGCAAGATATAACCGGGAGAGTGAAGCGAAAGCTTGCATATGAGATGACTGCTATTGTTCGTCTATATGGTCACAATGCCAATAGTGCAGATGTTCGGGGAACATTGTGGGTTCAAGCAGCTGATAACCGTGAACAGTACATAGGAATTGCCAA AGTCCAAGCCACAGACAAAGATTGGGTGCAGTTGCAAGGGAAGTTTCTTCTAAATGACTCCCCATCTAAAGCTGTCATCTTTTTAGAAGGTCCACCTCCAGGAACGGATATCCTCCTCAATAGTTTAGTTGTAAATCACGTAGTTAAACCTCTTCCACCTCCTCCACCAGTTGTTGAG AATGCAGTTTTTGGtgttaatataatcacaaaCACCCATCTGAATAATGGCACAAATGGCTGGTTTCCGCTAGGCAATTGCAGAATGAGTGTTCAAACAGGCTCACCACATATAATTCCTCCAATGGCTAGAGATTCCCTTGGTTCTCGTGAGAATTTAAGTGGTCGTTATATTGCAGTGACTAATCGTACCGAGACATGGATGGGCCCTGCTCAGGTGATCACAGATAAAGTCAAACTCTATTTGACATACCAAGTATCTGCATGGGTTAAAGTCAGACATGCATCAGGCCCTCAGAATGTAAGTGTGGCCCTTGGTGTAGACGACCAATGGGTTAATGGGGGCCAAGTTGAGGTTAGCGATGATCAATGGCATGAAATTGGAGGATCTTTTAGAATTGAGAAGCAAGCAGCTAAAGTGATGGTGTATGTCCAGGGTCCTGCTGCTGGGGTTGACCTAATGGTAGCTGGACTTCACATTTTTCCAGTTGACAGACATGCAAGATTTAACCACTTGAAGAGACAGACAGATAAG aTACGCAAGCGAGATGTCATCTTGAAGTTCTCTGGATCAGACACAGTCCATTTGCTTGGCACATCTGTTAGAGTTAGACAACAGCAAAACAGTTTCCCCTTCGGATCGTGCATTTGCAGAACAAACATGGACAATGAAGACTTCAATGATTTCTTTGTCAAGAACTTCAATTGGGCTGTCTTCGGAAATGAGCTGAAGTGGTACAGCACCGAAGCACAGCGAGGAAAGTTCAATTACAGAGATGCAGATGAGCTCCTAGACTTCTGCACGAGACACAACATTCAAGTTCGTGGTCACTGTATATTTTGGGAGGTGGAGTCCACCGTTCAAGAATGGATACGCTCGTTGAACAACAATGACTTGATGGCAGCTCTTCAAAACCGTTTATCGGGCCTACTTACACGTTACAGAGGTAAGTTCAAACATTATGATGTGAATAATGAGATGATGCACGGTTCTTATTACCAAGAACGGTTAGGTAAAGACATATGGgcaaatatgtttaaaaaagcACACCAACTGGATCCTTCCGCGATCTTATTTGTAAATGACTACCATGTTGAGGATGGCTGTGACACTCGGTCATCCCCTGAAAAGTACATCGAGCATATTCTTGACCTCCAAGATCAGGGTGCACCAGTTGGAGGTATAGGTATTCAGGGACACATCGACTGCCCAGTTGGACCGATTGTCTGTTCAGCTCTTGATAAACTGAGCATTCTTGGACTTCCAATCTGGTTTACTGAAGTTGATGTCTCTTCTAATAACGAACACGTTAGAGCTGATGATTTAGAAGTTATGCTTCGAGAATCTTTTGCTCATCCTGCTGTGGAAGGTGTAGTACTGTGGGGATTCTGGGAGCTGTTCATGAGTCGAGAAAATGCACATTTAGTAAATGCAGAAGGTGAGCTCAACGAAGCTGGAAAACGATACCTTGCTCTTAAGCAAGAATGGTTATCCCATGCTCATGGTCACATCGATGACCAAGGTCAATTCAGGTTTCGAGGATTCCATGGCTCGTATGAGGTAGATTTCGTTACTGCTTCCAAGAAAATTACCAAGACGTTCGTCGTTGACAAGGGTGATGATGCATTAGTTATCTCCATTGATATATAG
- the LOC101253570 gene encoding endo-1,4-beta-xylanase 1-like isoform X2, with protein MGEGWHMLEGSFSLSTMPDQVVFYLEGPSPGSDLLIKSVIITSPGCTDYESSRPTSSCTDDEKIIVNANFDYSLNSWSGRGCKVVCLDCMADANINPTSGKYFASATERKQSWNGIQQDITGRVKRKLAYEMTAIVRLYGHNANSADVRGTLWVQAADNREQYIGIAKVQATDKDWVQLQGKFLLNDSPSKAVIFLEGPPPGTDILLNSLVVNHVVKPLPPPPPVVENAVFGVNIITNTHLNNGTNGWFPLGNCRMSVQTGSPHIIPPMARDSLGSRENLSGRYIAVTNRTETWMGPAQVITDKVKLYLTYQVSAWVKVRHASGPQNVSVALGVDDQWVNGGQVEVSDDQWHEIGGSFRIEKQAAKVMVYVQGPAAGVDLMVAGLHIFPVDRHARFNHLKRQTDKIRKRDVILKFSGSDTVHLLGTSVRVRQQQNSFPFGSCICRTNMDNEDFNDFFVKNFNWAVFGNELKWYSTEAQRGKFNYRDADELLDFCTRHNIQVRGHCIFWEVESTVQEWIRSLNNNDLMAALQNRLSGLLTRYRGKFKHYDVNNEMMHGSYYQERLGKDIWANMFKKAHQLDPSAILFVNDYHVEDGCDTRSSPEKYIEHILDLQDQGAPVGGIGIQGHIDCPVGPIVCSALDKLSILGLPIWFTEVDVSSNNEHVRADDLEVMLRESFAHPAVEGVVLWGFWELFMSRENAHLVNAEGELNEAGKRYLALKQEWLSHAHGHIDDQGQFRFRGFHGSYEVDFVTASKKITKTFVVDKGDDALVISIDI; from the exons ATGGGGGAGGGTTGGCATATGTTGGAAGGTTCATTTTCACTGTCAACTATGCCCGATCAAGTTGTCTTTTATCTCGAGGGACCTTCACCTGGATCTGACCTGCTCATAAAATCAGTGATCATCACTTCCCCCGGTTGCACTGATTATGAA AGTTCTAGACCAACATCCAGTTGTACTGATGATGAGAAGATCATAGTAAATGCAAATTTTGATTACAGCCTGAATAGTTGGTCCGGAAGAGGTTGCAAGGTTGTTTGCCTTGACTGTATGGCAGATGCAAATATCAATCCAACCTCTGGAAAATACTTCGCATCTGCAACAGAGCGCAAACAGAGCTGGAACGGGATTCAGCAAGATATAACCGGGAGAGTGAAGCGAAAGCTTGCATATGAGATGACTGCTATTGTTCGTCTATATGGTCACAATGCCAATAGTGCAGATGTTCGGGGAACATTGTGGGTTCAAGCAGCTGATAACCGTGAACAGTACATAGGAATTGCCAA AGTCCAAGCCACAGACAAAGATTGGGTGCAGTTGCAAGGGAAGTTTCTTCTAAATGACTCCCCATCTAAAGCTGTCATCTTTTTAGAAGGTCCACCTCCAGGAACGGATATCCTCCTCAATAGTTTAGTTGTAAATCACGTAGTTAAACCTCTTCCACCTCCTCCACCAGTTGTTGAG AATGCAGTTTTTGGtgttaatataatcacaaaCACCCATCTGAATAATGGCACAAATGGCTGGTTTCCGCTAGGCAATTGCAGAATGAGTGTTCAAACAGGCTCACCACATATAATTCCTCCAATGGCTAGAGATTCCCTTGGTTCTCGTGAGAATTTAAGTGGTCGTTATATTGCAGTGACTAATCGTACCGAGACATGGATGGGCCCTGCTCAGGTGATCACAGATAAAGTCAAACTCTATTTGACATACCAAGTATCTGCATGGGTTAAAGTCAGACATGCATCAGGCCCTCAGAATGTAAGTGTGGCCCTTGGTGTAGACGACCAATGGGTTAATGGGGGCCAAGTTGAGGTTAGCGATGATCAATGGCATGAAATTGGAGGATCTTTTAGAATTGAGAAGCAAGCAGCTAAAGTGATGGTGTATGTCCAGGGTCCTGCTGCTGGGGTTGACCTAATGGTAGCTGGACTTCACATTTTTCCAGTTGACAGACATGCAAGATTTAACCACTTGAAGAGACAGACAGATAAG aTACGCAAGCGAGATGTCATCTTGAAGTTCTCTGGATCAGACACAGTCCATTTGCTTGGCACATCTGTTAGAGTTAGACAACAGCAAAACAGTTTCCCCTTCGGATCGTGCATTTGCAGAACAAACATGGACAATGAAGACTTCAATGATTTCTTTGTCAAGAACTTCAATTGGGCTGTCTTCGGAAATGAGCTGAAGTGGTACAGCACCGAAGCACAGCGAGGAAAGTTCAATTACAGAGATGCAGATGAGCTCCTAGACTTCTGCACGAGACACAACATTCAAGTTCGTGGTCACTGTATATTTTGGGAGGTGGAGTCCACCGTTCAAGAATGGATACGCTCGTTGAACAACAATGACTTGATGGCAGCTCTTCAAAACCGTTTATCGGGCCTACTTACACGTTACAGAGGTAAGTTCAAACATTATGATGTGAATAATGAGATGATGCACGGTTCTTATTACCAAGAACGGTTAGGTAAAGACATATGGgcaaatatgtttaaaaaagcACACCAACTGGATCCTTCCGCGATCTTATTTGTAAATGACTACCATGTTGAGGATGGCTGTGACACTCGGTCATCCCCTGAAAAGTACATCGAGCATATTCTTGACCTCCAAGATCAGGGTGCACCAGTTGGAGGTATAGGTATTCAGGGACACATCGACTGCCCAGTTGGACCGATTGTCTGTTCAGCTCTTGATAAACTGAGCATTCTTGGACTTCCAATCTGGTTTACTGAAGTTGATGTCTCTTCTAATAACGAACACGTTAGAGCTGATGATTTAGAAGTTATGCTTCGAGAATCTTTTGCTCATCCTGCTGTGGAAGGTGTAGTACTGTGGGGATTCTGGGAGCTGTTCATGAGTCGAGAAAATGCACATTTAGTAAATGCAGAAGGTGAGCTCAACGAAGCTGGAAAACGATACCTTGCTCTTAAGCAAGAATGGTTATCCCATGCTCATGGTCACATCGATGACCAAGGTCAATTCAGGTTTCGAGGATTCCATGGCTCGTATGAGGTAGATTTCGTTACTGCTTCCAAGAAAATTACCAAGACGTTCGTCGTTGACAAGGGTGATGATGCATTAGTTATCTCCATTGATATATAG
- the LOC101253875 gene encoding branched-chain-amino-acid aminotransferase 2, chloroplastic, with protein sequence MIIQRASSFQRALFTSFEKKVGPRYFTAPALTSAQPSTYRDYESRDIFDWDNLGFKLIQTDYMFMTKSSQNGNFEKGKLNPYGNIELSPSAGVLNYGQGLIEGTKAYRVDDGRIFLFRPQESGIRMQIGAKRMCMPSPSIQQFVDAVKLTTIANKRWIPPAGKGSLYIRPLLIGNGPILGIAPAPEYTFIVYACPVGNYLRNGTQPLTLYVEEEHHRASQGGAGGVKSITNYAPVIKAIQEAKDRGYSDVLYLDSVNKKYIEEVSAANIFLVKGKNISTPIASGTILEGVTRKSIIDIAHDLGYKVEERLIEADELFSADEVFCTGTALGVAPVGSITYKNKRINYKVSSDLISEQLNSRLVAIQKGIIEDKRGWIIEIK encoded by the exons ATGATCATCCAAAGGGCTTCATCCTTTCAAAGGGCTCTATTTACTTCTTTTGAGAAGAAG GTAGGACCAAGGTACTTTACTGCCCCTGCTCTAACTTCTGCACAACCTTCAACTTATAG gGATTATGAATCAAGGGATATTTTTGATTGGGATAATCTTGgatttaaattaattcaaactGATTATATGTTTATGACAAAAAGTTCTCAAAATGGGAATTTTGAAAAAGGCAAACTTAATCCTTATGGGAATATTGAATTAAGTCCCTCTGCTGGTGTATTGAACTATGGACAg GGTTTAATTGAAGGTACAAAAGCTTATAGAGTGGATGATGGAAGAATATTTCTATTTCGTCCACAAGAAAGTGGAATTAGAATGCAAATTGGTGCTAAAAGAATGTGTATGCCTTCTCCTTCTATTCAACAATTTGTTGATGCTGTCAAGTTAACAACTATAGCTAATAAACGTTGG atccCTCCTGCTGGAAAAGGGTCACTTTATATTAGGCCTTTGCTTATTGGAAATGGACCTATACTTGGAATTGCTCCAGCACCAGAGTATACATTTATTGTCTATGCTTGTCCTGTTGGAAATTATTTAAgg aatggGACACAACCTTTAACTTTATATGTTGAAGAAGAACATCATCGTGCATCACAAGGGGGAGCTGGTGGAGTCAAATCCATTACTAATTATGCTCCG GTGATAAAAGCTATACAGGAAGCAAAAGATAGAGGATACTCAGATGTATTATATCTTGATtcagtaaataaaaaatatattgaagagGTCTCTGCTGCTAACATATTCCTTGTAaag GGAAAAAACATTTCAACACCAATTGCTAGTGGAACCATTCTTGAAGGTGTCACAAGGAAAAGTATTATAGACATTGCACATGATCTTGGATACAAg GTTGAAGAACGTTTGATTGAAGCAGATGAATTGTTTAGTGCTGATGAAGTATTTTGTACTGGAACTGCACTTGGTGTTGCTCCTGTAGGGAGTATTACCTACAAAAACAAAAG GATTAACTACAAGGTAAGCTCAGACTTAATAAGTGAGCAATTGAACTCAAGATTAGTAGCAATTCAAAAAGGTATTATTGAGGACAAGAGGGGTTGGATTATTGAGATTAAGTGA